The window GGGAGGCCATGCTGGAGCTGGGCCGCCGGATTAAGGAAAGCGGCGCTCAATCACTGGTGATGATTTCACCCCATGCCCCGGTTTTTGGCGATGGCATTGCCATTAATAGTCTGCCGGAAACAAAGGGAGATTTAAGCCGTTTTGGGGCTGCCGGAGTTTCCTTTTCCTGCAGCTACGATCAAAAGCTGGGCGAGGAGATCGGCCGTCAGGCTGAAGACCTGCAGATCCCGGTTTTTGAACTGGATGAGGAATTAGCCCGGCAGACCGGTGTTGATCTGGACCTGGACCACGGCTTCACGGTGCCCCTCTATTACCTTCGTCAAGCCGGGGTTGAACTTCCCCTGGTCCCCTGCTCCATGGGCGTTTTTTCGCCAGACCGGTTATATGCCTTTGGGGTGGCGGTGAAGCAGGCGGCCAAGGTTGCGGGAACCCCCGTGGCGGTAGTGGCCAGCGGGGATTTATCCCACCGTCTTACCCGTCATGCCCCGGCCGGGTATGATGAGCGGGGAAAGGAATTTGACCGGAAACTGGTTTCCCTGGTGGGCGCCATGGACCTAGCGGGTTTAATGAATTTGGATGAAGATTTGTGCGAAGGGGCCGGACAATGCGGCTTGAGGCCCATCCTAATGATGCTGGGGGCGCTGGAGGGTACCGCGGTTAAGAGTGAAGTCTTGTCCTATGAGGGCCCCTTTGGGGTGGGCTATATGGTGGCTTCCCTGGAACCCACCGGCGACGCGCCGGAAAAGCAGTGGCTGAAACAACTGCGAACACAGCAGAGAAGCAAAATAGAAAGCTTGCAAAAGCAGGAAAGTTACCTTGTGCAGGTGGCCCGGGAGAGCCTGACCAGTTATCTGCAGGGGCAGTGGAAGACATCGGACCGTTACCCCGTTCCCGAAGCCTTTTCGGAAGCGGCAGGGGCTTTTGTTTCCCTGAAAAAGGACGGGCATTTGCGGGGATGCATCGGCACCACCGGCCCTACCAGAGCCAATGTGGTTGAGGAAGTGGCTTACAATGCGGTCAGTGCGGGAACCCGGGACCCCAGGTTCTACCCGGTTCGTCCGGACGAGCTGGACGACCTGGCCATTTCCGTGGATGTGCTGCTGCCGCCGGAACCCATTCAAAGTGTGGATCAACTGGATGTAAAGAAATACGGGGTAATTGTGCGCAGGGACCGCCGGAGCGGACTGCTCCTGCCGGACCTGGAAGGGGTGGACACACCGGAACAGCAGGTGGACATTGCCAGGCAGAAGGCAGGCATCGGGCCCCATGAAAAGATAACTCTGGAAAGATTTGGGGTTGTCCGCTACCGTTAATTTCAATGTCTGAGGTTACTGGGGTGATGTTTTTTTGCATGAAGCCATGTTTTATCAGCGAAAGGAAAAAGGGCGGGTTTTCTGCGGACTGTGCCCCAAAGGATGCACCATTCAGGAGGGACAGCGGGGTTTTTGCCGGGTCCGGGAGAACCGGGGGGATGTGTTATACACTCTGAATTACGGCCGGGTCTCCGCCTGTGCCCTGGACCCGGTGGAGAAAAAACCCCTTTACCACTTTTGTCCGGGCAGCCTGGTTTTTTCTCTGGGAACCCTGGGGTGCAACTTAAAATGCGGCTTCTGCCAGAACTGGCAGATTGCCCACGGCCAGCCCCGGACCAGGATTTTATCGCCCGGGCAGGCTGTGGATATGGCCCTGGAACAAAAAAGCAGGGGATTGGCCTGTATTGGTCTGGCTTATACCTATTCGGAGCCCTTCATGTGGTATGAATATGTTTATGACACCTCCCGGTTAGCCCGGGAGGCCGGTTTGCAGAATGTACTGGTTACCAACGGTTATATCCGGGAAGAACCCCTGAGAAAAATTTTGCCCTACATCGATGCCATGAACATTGATGTGAAGGGTTTTACAGATCAATACTACCGGGAAAACTGCCTGGGAAAACTGGGCCCGGTAAAAAGAACGGTGGAAATAGCCCGGCAGGAATGCCATGTGGAGATTACCACTTTGCTGGTGCCGGGACTCAATGATTCGCCCGCAGAAATATCAGAGCTTACCGATTGGGTTGCCGGAATGAGCAGGGATATTCCCCTGCATTTTTCAAGATACTTCCCCAACTATCAATTTGATCTGCCGGCCACCCCGGAGGAAACCTTGCACCGGGCCTACCGCATTGCCGGGGAAAAACTAAACTATGTTTTCCTGGGCAACCTTGGAGATCCGGCCACCCAGCACACCTATTGCCCTCGGTGCAAGTTTCCGGTTATTCAAAGAGGGGGCTATGCAACCGACACCTCGGGGCTGCAGGGCAAGATCTGCCTGAAGTGCGGACAGGCTCTGGAACTTATAATATAAAACAGCAAAAATTAAAACCTGCTGCAAAGAAAAAATGGTTGTATTTTATGCATCTATATGTATAATTATTAATATGCATAGCGGGATATAAAAGGAATAACGTTTTATAATATAAATATTTATGCATATATTTGGAGGGGCTATAATGATTAAAGCAGGAATTATCGGGGCCACAGGCTATGCCGGAGTGGAACTGGTTCGCCTTTTGTCCCGGCACCCCAGAGTAAAGTTGGCGGCGTTAACCTCCCAAACCTACGCCGGAAAACCCATGGGGGAGGTTTTTCCTCATTTATACGGCCTGGTGGATCATGTTCTGGAAGAGCTTTATTTACCGGAACTGGTGGCCCGGTGCGATGTGGTTTTTACCGCATTGCCCCACGGTCATGCCATGCCGGTGGGCGAGGAAGTCATGCGCCGGGGCAAGCGCCTGATCGATCTGGGAGCGGACTTTCGCCTGAAAGATGTGGATGTTTACCAGTCCTGGTATAAAACCGAGCATACCGCCTCGGTGCTGGTGGCTTCGGCGGTTTACGGACTGCCGGAGTTGAACCGTGAAGAGATTAAAGACAGTGTGATTGTGGCCAATCCCGGCTGTTATCCCACCAGTGCCATCCTGGGACTGGCACCTCTGCTCACTGATAAATTAATTGATGCGAAATCCCTGAT is drawn from Desulforamulus ruminis DSM 2154 and contains these coding sequences:
- the amrA gene encoding AmmeMemoRadiSam system protein A: MSVVFCGIMPHPPIALPEVGGEEADKVLATREAMLELGRRIKESGAQSLVMISPHAPVFGDGIAINSLPETKGDLSRFGAAGVSFSCSYDQKLGEEIGRQAEDLQIPVFELDEELARQTGVDLDLDHGFTVPLYYLRQAGVELPLVPCSMGVFSPDRLYAFGVAVKQAAKVAGTPVAVVASGDLSHRLTRHAPAGYDERGKEFDRKLVSLVGAMDLAGLMNLDEDLCEGAGQCGLRPILMMLGALEGTAVKSEVLSYEGPFGVGYMVASLEPTGDAPEKQWLKQLRTQQRSKIESLQKQESYLVQVARESLTSYLQGQWKTSDRYPVPEAFSEAAGAFVSLKKDGHLRGCIGTTGPTRANVVEEVAYNAVSAGTRDPRFYPVRPDELDDLAISVDVLLPPEPIQSVDQLDVKKYGVIVRRDRRSGLLLPDLEGVDTPEQQVDIARQKAGIGPHEKITLERFGVVRYR
- the amrS gene encoding AmmeMemoRadiSam system radical SAM enzyme, with translation MFYQRKEKGRVFCGLCPKGCTIQEGQRGFCRVRENRGDVLYTLNYGRVSACALDPVEKKPLYHFCPGSLVFSLGTLGCNLKCGFCQNWQIAHGQPRTRILSPGQAVDMALEQKSRGLACIGLAYTYSEPFMWYEYVYDTSRLAREAGLQNVLVTNGYIREEPLRKILPYIDAMNIDVKGFTDQYYRENCLGKLGPVKRTVEIARQECHVEITTLLVPGLNDSPAEISELTDWVAGMSRDIPLHFSRYFPNYQFDLPATPEETLHRAYRIAGEKLNYVFLGNLGDPATQHTYCPRCKFPVIQRGGYATDTSGLQGKICLKCGQALELII
- the argC gene encoding N-acetyl-gamma-glutamyl-phosphate reductase — encoded protein: MIKAGIIGATGYAGVELVRLLSRHPRVKLAALTSQTYAGKPMGEVFPHLYGLVDHVLEELYLPELVARCDVVFTALPHGHAMPVGEEVMRRGKRLIDLGADFRLKDVDVYQSWYKTEHTASVLVASAVYGLPELNREEIKDSVIVANPGCYPTSAILGLAPLLTDKLIDAKSLIIDAKSGVSGAGRGLSLKTHFSETTNNFQAYGVATHRHTPEIEQELSRLAGAPVTVSFTPHLTPMTRGILSTLYANLTEKISTQELTERYRSFYAGERFVRILPPGMLPATKNVAGSNHCDISVTVDSRTGRVIVLSAIDNLLKGAAGQAVQNLNVMAGLPEETGLDFAGMYP